The window GATATGCCTTTTTTATTTCCTCCTGAGAGGCATCACTTTTTACGCCAAGTATTTCATATAGGTCCTTTTTTATCATTTAATGCTCCCTTAAAGTTTGCTATAGATAGGCCTCTTAACCAAACGCAGACCTTTCTTATCAATCTCTTCTCTTATAAAAGTTAGGATCTTAAACGGATCATGCCAACCTTTTACCTTTGAAAAAAGATAAAGATGGTGTTCCCAATTTCTCAAAAACCATGAAAGAAATAAAAGGAGTTGGCGTCTGTGGACCTCTTTTGGTGAATAATGGAGTATATAGTGCACGACTTTTTCGAGTACTTCTAATGGAGACCCAGGCCACGGCCTTTTGTGTACAATTTCCCAAAACAACCAAGGTCTAACAATTGCTCCCCTTCCTATGAGGATACCGTTCACCCCAGTCTTCCTGAAAATCTCTTCTGCATCCTCAACAGAAAATATATCTCCGTTTCCAAAAATAGGAATATTTATTTCCTTTTTTATCCATTTCAGTTCTTCCCATTTTGCCTTTCTCTTGAATCCATCCTCAACTGCCCGTGGATGGATTGTTATAAGATCCACTCCTCTGGCCTCGAGCCCCTTAGAAAACTCTATAAGGGGCTCTATCCTGTGACCTGGAAAAGAACGTAGTTTTACAAAAATTGGCCTCTTTGTGACTTTTTTTGCCTTTTCTACAATGAGAAAAGCCCTTTTTTTATCATTTAATAGAGCAGCTCCCCAACCATGCCTCATGATTGCTCGCTGTGGACACCCCATATTTATGTCAAAGGCATCAAACCCCAAGGGTTCAAGCCTTTTTATAGCCGCGGCTATAACCTCTGGGTCTCCTCCCACAATCTGGGCCACAAGTGGACGATCAATCCTGGCATCTTTGCAATAATGATCCTTTTCAGGATTTTGGGTGGAGACTATTCTCGAATTCAACATCTCTGTGAAGAAAAGTTGGGCACCGCCTATCTCAGAGACGACCCTTCTAAATGCCCTATGGGTAAACCCTGCCATTGGGGCTAAACCTGCAACAATTACCATTTTCATGGTTTACAATATATAATGGATGTCTAAAATAAGAAATAGGTCTTGCATCCTTTGAAGGATGTTTATATTATTTCTGCCTTGCCTTTTGAGTTTATTAAAATTCAACAAAAAACCTTTTAACGGACGAAGGCGCTATGAACACAAAGGAACAAAACAAAGTTGATTCCGCAGGTACGCCTGATTATCTCCAGGACATTTTAGAAGCT is drawn from Dissulfuribacter thermophilus and contains these coding sequences:
- a CDS encoding tRNA-dihydrouridine synthase family protein, which produces MKMVIVAGLAPMAGFTHRAFRRVVSEIGGAQLFFTEMLNSRIVSTQNPEKDHYCKDARIDRPLVAQIVGGDPEVIAAAIKRLEPLGFDAFDINMGCPQRAIMRHGWGAALLNDKKRAFLIVEKAKKVTKRPIFVKLRSFPGHRIEPLIEFSKGLEARGVDLITIHPRAVEDGFKRKAKWEELKWIKKEINIPIFGNGDIFSVEDAEEIFRKTGVNGILIGRGAIVRPWLFWEIVHKRPWPGSPLEVLEKVVHYILHYSPKEVHRRQLLLFLSWFLRNWEHHLYLFSKVKGWHDPFKILTFIREEIDKKGLRLVKRPIYSKL